Proteins found in one Cinclus cinclus chromosome 8, bCinCin1.1, whole genome shotgun sequence genomic segment:
- the FNDC7 gene encoding fibronectin type III domain-containing protein 7 isoform X5, producing MRPEAERCAGPVSPRFGGRCPAAIPQGGAASPARPALPRECLQRQRRWEQRWPSASARPRRKLQGSSDKMRCAERKSLAFTGVLLSCLGMISPANTAPDIPVIDQAYSKLSNSITVEWRAVPGATNYMLTAQDGDSFIETMVKNSPGTVTGLKPATLYRITVRSVNSGGKSQPSPFRKVKTVLAAPILSVHSPSCDSIAVSWKAVHMAAGFSVSLMRSDGLGRMLKQNTTNTSLIFTNLDPGTLYTIKAYAWNANGMPGDDFIYNQRTSPNAPVDVKVAFNSGALRAVVSWMPTEGALTYSVTVFSGLLKLRCNTSSAYCMVPSLQCGSEYYVSVTAYNDAGSSEPTDAVSLKTVPCAPVNISIEENEPGHLLVSWSSVSLGHYYVVFVKSDDGLEVHCNTSYTQCHFQSDCGFTYFISVFAYNKAGQSPLGDVFNYTTAPCCPSDFRAVFMSSDTVRVTWAPVRGADLYETRAAGGSGVVLCRDTATACTLSALQCSTPYNITVYSFSEARGSSTSCAPQYVATAPCSPEIKNISKEGVSVISVQWQPNNEEATYVVTARGEAGLWHCTSTRNSCTLMDLPCGSAFSVSAIARSPAGQSLPSYSIPLETAPCCPNDLILAQVTQSVTNISWSVGRGAQTYVTTLESPKGQAKCHTLQTYCLLGCITCGTNYTVSLTAISETGLTSSCTYQGYSSSACCPSGVKLYRLSNNGIRVFWRASDETINHSADLRGSKGNFSCTPSSGLSHCDITEIPCGDVYTVVVAPVTDKGPKLTFCPKKIYSVTCSGSSVGMVISRGKSNVKYI from the exons ATGCGGCCAGAAGCCGAGCGCTGTGCCGGCCCCGTGTCACCGCGGTTTGGTGGCCGCTGTCCAGCTGCGATCCCGCAGGGAGGAGCCGCCAGCCCAGCGCGACCTGCTCTCCCCCGGGAGTGCCTGCAGAGACAGCGCCGCTGGGAGCAGCGCTGGCCATCGGCCTCGGCTCGCCCCCGCCGCAAGCTGCAGGGAAGTTCTGACAAGATGCGCTGTGCAGAAAGGAAATCATTAGCGTTCACTGGAGTGCTTCTCAGCTGCCTAGGAATG ATATCTCCAGCAAACACAG cTCCAGATATACCTGTTATTGACCAAGCTTATTCAAAACTCAGCAACAGTATCACAGTGGAATGGAGAGCAGTACCTGGGGCTACTAATTACATGCTGACTGCACAAGATGGAGATTCCTTCATTGAAACTATGGTAAAAAATTCTCCAGGCACAGTGACGGGACTGAAGCCTGCCACCTTGTACCGAATCACTGTCAGATCTGTAAATTCAGGAGGAAAAAGCCAGCCTTCACctttcagaaaagtaaaaacag TCCTGGCTGCTCCAATTCTGTCTGTTCATTCTCCAAGTTGTGACTCCATTGCAGTGAGCTGGAAAGCTGTGCATATGGCAGCTGGGTTCTCTGTGTCACTCATGAGATCAGATGGTTTGGGCAGAATGCTGAAGCAGAACACCACCAATACCTCCTTGATATTTACAAATCTAGATCCAGGAACTCTCTATACCATCAAGGCTTATGCCTGGAATGCCAATGGGATGCCTGGAGATGATTTCATATATAACCAAAGAACAA GTCCTAATGCACCAGTGGATGTTAAAGTAGCTTTCAATAGTGGTGCTTTAAGAGCTGTTGTCTCTTGGATGCCAACAGAAGGAGCTCTAACTTACAGTGTTACAGTCTTCAGTGGACTCCTGAAATTGAGGTGTAACACATCATCTGCCTACTGCATGGTGCCATCCCTCCAGTGTGGCTCTGAATATTATGTGTCTGTCACAGCATACAATGATGCTGGATCCAGTGAACCTACTGATGCAGTGAGCTTAAAAACTG ttccttgTGCACCAGTAAACATCTCAATTGAGGAGAATGAACCTGGTCACTTGCTGGTATCGTGGTCTAGCGTCAGTTTGGGTCATTATTACGTGGTTTTTGTGAAGAGTGATGATGGCTTGGAAGTGCACTGCAACACATCATATACTCAATGCCATTTCCAATCTGACTGTGGTTTCACTTATTTCATTAGTGTCTTTGCATATAACAAGGCAGGGCAGAGTCCTTTAGGTGATGTATTCAATTACACTACTG CTCCTTGTTGCCCCAGTGACTTCAGGGCCGTGTTCATGTCAAGCGACACGGTGCGGGTCACCTGGGCTCCTGTGCGAGGCGCTGACCTGTACGAGACCCGGGCAGCGGGCGGCAGCGGcgtggtgctgtgcagggacacGGCCACGGCCTGCACCCTGTCggctctgcagtgcagcaccCCCTACAACATCACCGTGTACTCCTTCAGCGAGGCCCggggcagcagcacctcctgTGCGCCTCAGTACGTGGCAACAG ctcCTTGCAgtcctgaaattaaaaatatctctaAGGAGGGTGTATCTGTAATCAGTGTGCAGTGGCAACCTAACAATGAAGAAGCTACATATGTTGTCACTGCCAGAGGAGAGGCTGGACTTTGGCATTGCACAAGCACCAGGAATTCCTGTACCCTAATGGATCTTCCCTGTGGATCTGCTTTCTCTGTAAGTGCTATAGCAAGATcaccagcaggacagagctTACCAAGCTACAGTATCCCTTTAGAGACAG CTCCTTGTTGCCCTAATGACCTGATACTAGCTCAAGTGACACAGTCGGTAACCAATATCAGCTGGTCTGTTGGGAGGGGTGCACAGACATATGTGACAACACTGGAGTCTCCAAAAGGACAGGCAAAGTGTCACACACTTCAGACCTACTGTCTCCTGGGATGTATCACATGTGGCACCAACTATACAGTGTCTCTGACAGCCATTAGTGAGACGGGCTTGACATCCAGCTGCACCTATCAGGGATATTCTTCCA GTGCTTGCTGTCCTTCTGGGGTGAAGCTCTATAGACTCAGCAACAATGGCATCAGGGTATTCTGGCGAGCTTCTGATGAAACAATCAACCACA
- the FNDC7 gene encoding fibronectin type III domain-containing protein 7 isoform X6 has translation MRPEAERCAGPVSPRFGGRCPAAIPQGGAASPARPALPRECLQRQRRWEQRWPSASARPRRKLQGSSDKMRCAERKSLAFTGVLLSCLGMISPANTAPDIPVIDQAYSKLSNSITVEWRAVPGATNYMLTAQDGDSFIETMVKNSPGTVTGLKPATLYRITVRSVNSGGKSQPSPFRKVKTVLAAPILSVHSPSCDSIAVSWKAVHMAAGFSVSLMRSDGLGRMLKQNTTNTSLIFTNLDPGTLYTIKAYAWNANGMPGDDFIYNQRTSPNAPVDVKVAFNSGALRAVVSWMPTEGALTYSVTVFSGLLKLRCNTSSAYCMVPSLQCGSEYYVSVTAYNDAGSSEPTDAVSLKTVPCAPVNISIEENEPGHLLVSWSSVSLGHYYVVFVKSDDGLEVHCNTSYTQCHFQSDCGFTYFISVFAYNKAGQSPLGDVFNYTTAPCCPSDFRAVFMSSDTVRVTWAPVRGADLYETRAAGGSGVVLCRDTATACTLSALQCSTPYNITVYSFSEARGSSTSCAPQYVATAPCSPEIKNISKEGVSVISVQWQPNNEEATYVVTARGEAGLWHCTSTRNSCTLMDLPCGSAFSVSAIARSPAGQSLPSYSIPLETAPCCPNDLILAQVTQSVTNISWSVGRGAQTYVTTLESPKGQAKCHTLQTYCLLGCITCGTNYTVSLTAISETGLTSSCTYQGYSSSACCPSGVKLYRLSNNGIRVFWRASDETINHSADLRGSKGNFSCTPSSGLSHCDITEIPCGDVYTVVVAPVTDKGPKLTFCPKKIYSVISRGKSNVKYI, from the exons ATGCGGCCAGAAGCCGAGCGCTGTGCCGGCCCCGTGTCACCGCGGTTTGGTGGCCGCTGTCCAGCTGCGATCCCGCAGGGAGGAGCCGCCAGCCCAGCGCGACCTGCTCTCCCCCGGGAGTGCCTGCAGAGACAGCGCCGCTGGGAGCAGCGCTGGCCATCGGCCTCGGCTCGCCCCCGCCGCAAGCTGCAGGGAAGTTCTGACAAGATGCGCTGTGCAGAAAGGAAATCATTAGCGTTCACTGGAGTGCTTCTCAGCTGCCTAGGAATG ATATCTCCAGCAAACACAG cTCCAGATATACCTGTTATTGACCAAGCTTATTCAAAACTCAGCAACAGTATCACAGTGGAATGGAGAGCAGTACCTGGGGCTACTAATTACATGCTGACTGCACAAGATGGAGATTCCTTCATTGAAACTATGGTAAAAAATTCTCCAGGCACAGTGACGGGACTGAAGCCTGCCACCTTGTACCGAATCACTGTCAGATCTGTAAATTCAGGAGGAAAAAGCCAGCCTTCACctttcagaaaagtaaaaacag TCCTGGCTGCTCCAATTCTGTCTGTTCATTCTCCAAGTTGTGACTCCATTGCAGTGAGCTGGAAAGCTGTGCATATGGCAGCTGGGTTCTCTGTGTCACTCATGAGATCAGATGGTTTGGGCAGAATGCTGAAGCAGAACACCACCAATACCTCCTTGATATTTACAAATCTAGATCCAGGAACTCTCTATACCATCAAGGCTTATGCCTGGAATGCCAATGGGATGCCTGGAGATGATTTCATATATAACCAAAGAACAA GTCCTAATGCACCAGTGGATGTTAAAGTAGCTTTCAATAGTGGTGCTTTAAGAGCTGTTGTCTCTTGGATGCCAACAGAAGGAGCTCTAACTTACAGTGTTACAGTCTTCAGTGGACTCCTGAAATTGAGGTGTAACACATCATCTGCCTACTGCATGGTGCCATCCCTCCAGTGTGGCTCTGAATATTATGTGTCTGTCACAGCATACAATGATGCTGGATCCAGTGAACCTACTGATGCAGTGAGCTTAAAAACTG ttccttgTGCACCAGTAAACATCTCAATTGAGGAGAATGAACCTGGTCACTTGCTGGTATCGTGGTCTAGCGTCAGTTTGGGTCATTATTACGTGGTTTTTGTGAAGAGTGATGATGGCTTGGAAGTGCACTGCAACACATCATATACTCAATGCCATTTCCAATCTGACTGTGGTTTCACTTATTTCATTAGTGTCTTTGCATATAACAAGGCAGGGCAGAGTCCTTTAGGTGATGTATTCAATTACACTACTG CTCCTTGTTGCCCCAGTGACTTCAGGGCCGTGTTCATGTCAAGCGACACGGTGCGGGTCACCTGGGCTCCTGTGCGAGGCGCTGACCTGTACGAGACCCGGGCAGCGGGCGGCAGCGGcgtggtgctgtgcagggacacGGCCACGGCCTGCACCCTGTCggctctgcagtgcagcaccCCCTACAACATCACCGTGTACTCCTTCAGCGAGGCCCggggcagcagcacctcctgTGCGCCTCAGTACGTGGCAACAG ctcCTTGCAgtcctgaaattaaaaatatctctaAGGAGGGTGTATCTGTAATCAGTGTGCAGTGGCAACCTAACAATGAAGAAGCTACATATGTTGTCACTGCCAGAGGAGAGGCTGGACTTTGGCATTGCACAAGCACCAGGAATTCCTGTACCCTAATGGATCTTCCCTGTGGATCTGCTTTCTCTGTAAGTGCTATAGCAAGATcaccagcaggacagagctTACCAAGCTACAGTATCCCTTTAGAGACAG CTCCTTGTTGCCCTAATGACCTGATACTAGCTCAAGTGACACAGTCGGTAACCAATATCAGCTGGTCTGTTGGGAGGGGTGCACAGACATATGTGACAACACTGGAGTCTCCAAAAGGACAGGCAAAGTGTCACACACTTCAGACCTACTGTCTCCTGGGATGTATCACATGTGGCACCAACTATACAGTGTCTCTGACAGCCATTAGTGAGACGGGCTTGACATCCAGCTGCACCTATCAGGGATATTCTTCCA GTGCTTGCTGTCCTTCTGGGGTGAAGCTCTATAGACTCAGCAACAATGGCATCAGGGTATTCTGGCGAGCTTCTGATGAAACAATCAACCACA